Proteins encoded within one genomic window of Bacteroidales bacterium:
- the panB gene encoding 3-methyl-2-oxobutanoate hydroxymethyltransferase translates to MTALRVVNKVTTHVLREMKAEGEKIAMLTAYDYSLARILDNAKIDVILVGDSASNVMAGHKTTLPITLNEMIYHASSVVRAVSRALIVVDLPFGTYQGNSKEALNSAIRTMKESGADAVKLEGGREVIESIDRILSAGIPVMSHLGLTPQAINKFGTYVVRATEPEEANKLLEDAALLEKSGVFAIVLEKIPAKLAKQVTRDIKIPTIGIGAGSDVDGQVLVLHDMLGITQEFSPRYLRRYHNLYNEIKNSVESYISDVKSLDFPNEREQY, encoded by the coding sequence ATGACAGCGCTTCGAGTAGTTAATAAAGTTACCACTCATGTTCTGAGAGAAATGAAAGCAGAAGGCGAGAAAATTGCCATGCTTACAGCATATGATTATTCATTGGCAAGAATACTGGATAATGCAAAGATTGATGTAATCCTTGTTGGAGATTCTGCATCAAATGTAATGGCCGGACATAAAACCACTTTACCTATTACTTTGAACGAAATGATATATCATGCATCATCAGTAGTTCGTGCTGTTTCAAGAGCATTGATAGTAGTAGATCTGCCATTTGGCACTTACCAGGGAAATTCAAAAGAAGCGCTAAATTCGGCAATCCGAACCATGAAAGAATCAGGCGCCGATGCTGTAAAACTTGAGGGAGGAAGAGAAGTCATTGAATCGATCGACCGTATTTTATCGGCAGGAATTCCGGTAATGAGTCATTTGGGTTTAACACCTCAGGCAATCAATAAATTCGGTACATACGTTGTTCGTGCCACCGAACCTGAAGAAGCAAACAAACTTTTAGAAGATGCTGCACTTCTTGAAAAATCAGGTGTCTTCGCGATTGTACTGGAAAAAATTCCGGCAAAGCTGGCTAAACAGGTTACCCGAGACATTAAAATACCAACCATAGGAATTGGCGCAGGCAGCGATGTTGACGGACAAGTTCTTGTATTACATGATATGCTCGGCATTACACAGGAATTTTCGCCGCGTTACCTGCGACGCTATCATAATTTATATAATGAAATTAAAAATTCTGTGGAATCCTATATCAGTGATGTAAAATCTTTAGATTTCCCTAATGAACGCGAGCAATACTAA